CTGGTGCTGGCGTTCCTCGCGCGTGCGCCGGGCCTGGAGCCGGAGGTGCGCCGGCGGCTGGGCGCGCGGCTGGTAGACCGCGTGGGCGCGTCGCTGACGGACGAGGAGCGCGCGCGCGTGCTCCAGTCCTCCGAAGCCACGGAGGCCTTCCTGCGCACGCGCGCGAAGGCGGCGCACTGACATGGCGGTGCCCCTGCCCACGTTCGTCACGAGGCGCCGGCCGGACTGGGACGCACTCCAGGCGCTGCTCACGCGCCAGCGCACGGGCCGCCTGGGGCTGACGGAGCTGCGCACGCTGGACACGCTGTACCGGCGCGCGGCCGCGGACCTGGCGCAAGCCCAGACGTTCTATCCGGGCACGGACGCGCACCGCTTCCTCAACCAACTGTGCGCGCAAGCGTATGGCGCCATCTACCAGCCGCCGCGCGAGCGCTGGGCCTCCACGCGCGACTTCTTCCGCCGCGACTTCCCCGCCACGCTGCGCCGCGAGGCGCGCTTCGTGGGCGTGAGCGCGGGCCTGCTGATACTGGGCCTGCTGTTGGGCGCGCTGGTGGTGACGCTGGAGCCGCGCGGCGCGGAGCTGCTGGTGCCGGAGGGCGTGCGGCGCTACGTGGCGCAGGGACGCATGTGGACGGACGACCTCTTGTCCGTGGCACCGCCCAACGCCGTCGCGTCCGGCATCGCGACCAACAACCTCACCGTCACGCTGTTCGCGTTCGCGTCCGGCATCCTGCTGGGCGTGGGGCCCATCTTCACGCTCGTGAACAACGGCGTGCTCATTGGCGCGGTGGGCGCGCTGTGCTTCCGCGAGGGCATGGCGGCAGGCTTCCTGGACTTCATCGCCGCGCACGGGCCGGTGGAGCTGTCCATCATCGTCATCGCGGGCGGCGCGGGGCTGATGGTGGGCCAGGCGCTCATCGACCCCGGCGAGCTGCCGCGCGCGCAGGCGCTCCAGGCGCGCGGACGTGAGGCGGTGAAGCTGGTGGTGGGCTGCGCACCCTTCCTCGCCGGCATCGGCGTGGTGGAGGGCTTCATCTCCCCGGGTCACCTGTTCCCCACCTGGGCCAAGGTGGGGCTGGGCCTGTCATTGGGAGCGCTGTTCTGGCTCTACCTGCTGCGCGCGGGCAGGACGGACGCGGGCGCGGCGCGCGTGGACGTG
The nucleotide sequence above comes from Corallococcus macrosporus. Encoded proteins:
- a CDS encoding stage II sporulation protein M, with translation MAVPLPTFVTRRRPDWDALQALLTRQRTGRLGLTELRTLDTLYRRAAADLAQAQTFYPGTDAHRFLNQLCAQAYGAIYQPPRERWASTRDFFRRDFPATLRREARFVGVSAGLLILGLLLGALVVTLEPRGAELLVPEGVRRYVAQGRMWTDDLLSVAPPNAVASGIATNNLTVTLFAFASGILLGVGPIFTLVNNGVLIGAVGALCFREGMAAGFLDFIAAHGPVELSIIVIAGGAGLMVGQALIDPGELPRAQALQARGREAVKLVVGCAPFLAGIGVVEGFISPGHLFPTWAKVGLGLSLGALFWLYLLRAGRTDAGAARVDVPDAMASSRLR